Proteins encoded in a region of the Pseudomonas shahriarae genome:
- a CDS encoding YdgA family protein, giving the protein MNKSAVVLLGFVAAVGVVSAGGAWYTGSQLEGVLKTTIEDANKEMERSLAGVDGRMTLEMVSLDRGWFSSTGHFRLKAEGAVFGEQFKDSELLFVDRIEHGPLPVSRLVTLKWWPVLATSHLALEKNPTTEKWFAATKDVSPVKGVANIGFNRSVTGNLELLPLEYKDGTTSVTFSGLNMDYFNTEKATEIKVDGYMDALKVSLVDPKGAPFQAELNGLTLASNLTKSSFGFYVGQNTVVLSNSTFTFGPEQAVLTVKGFEQKDSSDTKDNNLDGRVDYKITEIGYQGKPVGSAAMAVSVKNIDVPSTMVLTKLYQDKMQPVQAAQAAGQPIPELQLSEAEQVLAQANVDLLLAAKPQVALENLSLKTANGESRFNLVVDLTKPSTMELPPVELAKQMITLLDANLTLSKPMIADVAALQAQIGGVTDPKAIEQQAQMASEMVSGMAVGTQLATLEGNDILAKLHYANNEVTFNGQKMTVEQFIGGVLGKLGAVSGAQ; this is encoded by the coding sequence ATGAATAAATCAGCCGTTGTACTTTTGGGTTTTGTTGCCGCCGTCGGCGTGGTCAGTGCCGGCGGTGCCTGGTACACCGGCAGCCAATTGGAAGGTGTGCTTAAAACCACGATCGAAGACGCCAACAAGGAGATGGAACGCTCCCTGGCCGGTGTCGATGGCCGTATGACCCTGGAGATGGTCTCCCTGGATCGCGGCTGGTTCAGCAGCACCGGCCACTTCCGTCTCAAGGCTGAAGGCGCGGTGTTCGGTGAACAGTTCAAAGACAGCGAACTGCTGTTTGTCGACCGTATCGAACACGGTCCGCTGCCGGTCTCGCGCCTGGTCACCCTGAAGTGGTGGCCAGTGCTGGCTACCAGTCACCTGGCCCTCGAGAAGAACCCGACCACCGAAAAATGGTTCGCCGCCACCAAGGACGTTTCGCCGGTCAAAGGCGTCGCCAACATCGGTTTCAACCGTTCGGTCACGGGCAACCTGGAGCTGCTGCCCCTGGAGTACAAGGACGGCACCACCAGCGTCACCTTCTCCGGCTTGAACATGGACTACTTCAACACCGAAAAGGCGACAGAGATCAAGGTCGACGGTTACATGGACGCCCTCAAGGTCTCCCTGGTCGACCCCAAGGGGGCACCGTTCCAGGCAGAGCTCAATGGCTTGACCCTCGCCAGTAACTTGACCAAGAGCAGCTTTGGTTTTTATGTCGGCCAGAATACCGTCGTGTTGAGCAACAGCACGTTCACCTTTGGCCCGGAACAAGCCGTGCTGACCGTCAAAGGGTTCGAGCAGAAAGACAGCAGCGATACCAAGGACAACAACCTGGACGGTCGCGTCGACTACAAAATCACCGAGATCGGTTACCAGGGCAAGCCCGTGGGTTCGGCGGCCATGGCCGTGAGCGTCAAGAACATCGATGTGCCATCGACCATGGTGCTGACCAAGCTGTATCAGGACAAGATGCAACCGGTGCAGGCTGCCCAGGCTGCCGGCCAACCGATTCCTGAGCTGCAACTGAGCGAAGCCGAGCAAGTGCTGGCCCAGGCCAACGTTGATCTGCTGCTGGCCGCCAAGCCGCAAGTGGCCCTGGAAAATCTGTCCCTGAAGACCGCCAATGGCGAAAGCCGCTTCAACCTGGTGGTAGACCTGACCAAGCCGTCCACCATGGAGCTGCCGCCGGTTGAACTGGCCAAGCAGATGATCACGCTGCTGGATGCCAATCTGACCCTGTCCAAGCCGATGATCGCTGACGTGGCCGCCCTGCAAGCGCAGATCGGTGGTGTGACTGACCCCAAAGCCATCGAGCAGCAGGCCCAGATGGCCAGCGAGATGGTCAGCGGCATGGCCGTGGGCACGCAACTGGCGACCCTGGAAGGCAACGACATCCTGGCCAAGCTGCATTACGCCAACAATGAAGTGACCTTCAATGGCCAGAAAATGACCGTCGAGCAGTTTATCGGCGGCGTACTGGGCAAGCTGGGTGCGGTCAGCGGCGCCCAATAA
- the pgaA gene encoding poly-beta-1,6 N-acetyl-D-glucosamine export porin PgaA, producing the protein MLRNFSPSGPGRLRLLIGAALLLPTLAVADPAYDSLIRQARTGNYTPALNLLRQLPAERQTSGQVSDHLLIASWARQDDEVLKVYEAQGHQRQLTTQALTTVARTYRNQQRWAPAEAVYRQALLREPSNPDLQLGLAMTLADGGKTAEAVQRARTLVAAKPENVERRMALGYALSRAGQPYDSLFEFDQAFIRAGNQSEVVREYLIALQRARMPEPALRLSARHPGLLDPVTQRRLEGDLAAERVRLAEFPTRSESERFVIADRALKDYDQLLATWTPDASAHDDVVRWRIDRLGALKARARTAEVLHDYEALQAQGVQLPNYALRWVAAAYLDQRLPEKAAPLYRQAVTASDADPSNQVVDSTALYYSLLENDQTREARAVANDLASTQRPRVELKGLPLGNPNDAWLAAQQLAAQAATYGADLPTSEKSLETLVRTSPGNVGMRVAQADMFRARAWPRRAEIALKDAENQNPRHIDLEVSQGYNALDLQEWRQLDMLADDVVARAPDNRQVQRLQRLRKVHEMAELRIEAETGKSHGGGAVAGSRDWGIETLLYSPPIDEDWRIFGGIGYATADFEEGTGHHRWQRLGVERRTRDMTLEAEVSNHSYGKGTKQGARLAIARDINDHWQYGGSLDYLAASTPLRALNANVTANGGSGFIRWSANESREWKLALSPSHFSDGNDRVEASLIGREGVYRSPGVQVDLGLEVAASRNSKEEAAYFNPRSDFSVLPTVSVNHVLYHRYETQWSQQFQAGAGTYSQRDYSTGAIGLLSYGQRYRWNDVLETGANLSWINRPYDGERESDVRLIVDLTYRF; encoded by the coding sequence ATGTTGCGTAATTTCTCTCCCTCTGGCCCTGGCCGCCTGCGTCTACTGATCGGTGCTGCCTTGTTGCTGCCGACCCTGGCCGTGGCCGATCCTGCCTATGATTCCCTGATTCGCCAGGCCCGTACCGGCAACTACACGCCAGCGCTCAACCTGTTGCGCCAATTGCCTGCCGAGCGCCAGACCTCTGGCCAGGTCAGCGATCACCTGTTGATCGCCAGTTGGGCGCGCCAGGATGACGAAGTACTCAAGGTCTATGAGGCCCAGGGGCACCAGCGCCAACTGACCACCCAAGCGCTGACCACCGTGGCCCGCACCTACCGCAATCAACAGCGCTGGGCCCCCGCCGAGGCGGTGTATCGCCAGGCCTTGCTGCGCGAACCGAGCAACCCGGACCTGCAACTGGGCCTGGCCATGACCCTGGCCGATGGCGGCAAAACCGCCGAAGCCGTGCAGCGTGCCCGCACCCTGGTGGCGGCCAAGCCCGAGAATGTCGAGCGGCGTATGGCCCTGGGCTATGCGTTGTCCCGTGCCGGGCAGCCCTATGATTCGCTGTTCGAATTCGACCAGGCGTTTATCCGCGCCGGTAACCAGTCCGAGGTGGTGCGCGAATACCTGATCGCCCTGCAACGTGCACGTATGCCGGAACCGGCCCTGCGCCTGAGCGCCCGCCACCCCGGCTTGCTGGACCCGGTGACCCAGCGCCGCCTGGAAGGCGACCTGGCTGCCGAACGCGTGCGCCTGGCTGAATTCCCGACGCGCAGTGAAAGCGAACGCTTTGTGATCGCCGACCGCGCCCTCAAGGATTACGACCAACTGCTCGCCACCTGGACCCCGGACGCCAGTGCCCATGATGATGTGGTGCGCTGGCGCATCGACCGCCTGGGCGCGCTCAAGGCCCGCGCACGTACCGCCGAGGTGCTCCACGACTACGAAGCCTTGCAAGCTCAAGGCGTGCAACTGCCCAACTACGCCCTGCGCTGGGTGGCCGCCGCCTACCTCGACCAGCGTTTGCCCGAGAAGGCCGCGCCGCTGTATCGCCAGGCAGTGACCGCGTCGGATGCCGACCCCAGCAATCAGGTGGTCGACAGCACCGCGCTGTACTACTCCCTGCTGGAAAACGACCAGACCCGCGAAGCTCGCGCCGTCGCAAACGACCTGGCGAGCACGCAAAGACCTCGGGTTGAACTCAAGGGGCTGCCCCTCGGTAACCCCAACGACGCGTGGCTGGCCGCCCAGCAACTGGCGGCCCAGGCCGCGACCTACGGCGCCGATCTGCCGACCAGTGAAAAAAGCCTGGAAACCCTGGTGCGCACCTCGCCCGGCAATGTCGGCATGCGCGTGGCCCAGGCGGACATGTTCCGCGCCCGCGCCTGGCCGCGACGTGCCGAAATTGCCCTCAAGGACGCCGAAAACCAGAACCCGCGCCACATCGACCTGGAAGTCTCCCAAGGCTACAACGCGCTGGATCTGCAGGAGTGGCGCCAACTCGATATGCTCGCCGATGACGTGGTCGCCCGCGCCCCGGACAATCGCCAGGTCCAACGTCTCCAGCGCCTGCGCAAGGTGCATGAGATGGCCGAGCTGCGTATCGAAGCCGAGACCGGTAAAAGCCATGGCGGCGGGGCGGTTGCCGGTAGTCGTGACTGGGGGATCGAAACCCTGCTCTACAGCCCGCCCATCGATGAAGACTGGCGGATATTCGGCGGTATCGGCTACGCCACCGCCGACTTTGAAGAAGGCACGGGCCACCACCGCTGGCAGCGCCTGGGTGTGGAGCGGCGTACCCGTGATATGACCCTGGAGGCCGAAGTCTCCAATCACTCCTACGGCAAAGGCACCAAGCAGGGCGCACGCCTGGCGATTGCCCGCGACATCAACGACCACTGGCAGTACGGGGGCAGTCTTGACTACCTGGCCGCCAGCACGCCGTTGCGCGCGCTCAATGCCAACGTCACCGCCAACGGCGGCAGCGGGTTTATCCGCTGGAGCGCCAACGAGAGCCGTGAGTGGAAACTGGCGCTGAGCCCGTCCCACTTCAGTGACGGTAACGACCGTGTCGAAGCGTCGCTCATCGGCCGTGAGGGTGTCTACCGCTCGCCGGGCGTGCAAGTAGACCTTGGCCTGGAAGTCGCCGCCAGCCGCAACAGTAAGGAAGAGGCCGCGTATTTCAACCCGCGCTCAGACTTCAGCGTGCTGCCCACGGTGAGCGTCAACCATGTGCTTTATCACCGCTACGAAACCCAGTGGAGTCAGCAGTTCCAGGCCGGTGCGGGCACTTACAGCCAGCGCGATTACTCCACCGGTGCCATTGGTTTGCTCAGTTACGGCCAGCGTTATCGCTGGAACGACGTACTGGAAACCGGCGCCAACCTGAGCTGGATCAACCGACCTTATGACGGTGAGCGCGAAAGCGATGTGCGCCTGATCGTCGACCTCACTTACCGTTTCTAG